From the Diachasmimorpha longicaudata isolate KC_UGA_2023 chromosome 15, iyDiaLong2, whole genome shotgun sequence genome, the window AGTCTTGAGATACAGTTCCCTACAGATAATACTTTTGTTTCATAATCattattcaaattgaattcCCATTGAAGTTGAAATACAACTCTTGTTATTTACACAGGAGGTACTCCACGtcaacgtgaaaaaaattgagattattTGTCCGGTTTCCCAGTcgtagaaaaaattgagatcaaTTCTGTtttgaagtggtaaaacaaaTCAAGTGAGCTGACCTCCAGCCTCGGTTTTTGTTAAAAACCTCAAGATCCAGACAATAGAGAAATTTTtacaggaatttttttggaggaCTTGTTTtcctgcaaaaaaaattgctcgggatatttttctatttttcgttGGTTTTGGGATATTCAGCAGAAAATAAGTTGACCTTATTTTAACACTTCACTACAGAATTTTCGAGCGTCCGAGAGGGGTCAACCGTTGACGCATTTGACGCGGAATACCTCGCAGACTAAGTGAGAATTGAATGAACTATTTACAGATAGAGAACGATTTATCGTTAATTTCTGAGACAAAATGGGAGATTGAAGTAAGTTTCTTCTCATGCACTATTTTATTGGGCTCGGAGAAACGTCTACCTAGATTATCATATCACCTAAAAtgacaatttcattttattttcgactCTAACGAGGTCATAATTTCCTTTAATTAATAAAGCTGGAAGCTCTCATCGCCTCGCGTTACTCGGTTTCTTAATACATTACTTTGTATATAAATTtccaaaggaaaaaaattttggcgATATTTACTATCGCCAGCTATGACTACTTTCAATAAATTAcgtcaataaatattcatttaaaacTTTCTAAAAATGTGCTTCTCGTCAGTTACTTCAGTGCGAAAAGCTGTGAGTGATTTATTATCGTCCCTAACATTCCTATAGATCGATCTGTCTCAACTCAACTCTTAATAGTACGTTTCAGAGACAATATTTTGGATAAACTATATGTGTATTTCATCATTGCACTTTTTATATCAATTCCTATtccaattcatttttcaaacctGGGGTGAAGTCGTGGTAAACATGAGAAACTTTCCATTCAAAATTCTGGAGTTCCCCTCCTGTTCGCCATCCTTCAAAAACaggatttaattttcttctcacGGATGACAATCGTCAGGTCCATCTCCCTTTACTCCAGTGACTGACATCCGAAGAGAACGTACTCCTCTCGAGACAGCCCGAAGGGATTGCCCTCGACGTACTCCGGTGGAGTTCTGTCGGGGTGAAGAGCCAGTGGCACATACATCGCTCCCATGGCAACGTTCCAACTGCGTGCACCAACGCAATTTCGTACGTCAAGTATTGATCCGTATTCGGGTAGTACTTCACAAAGATCCTTCCGAAGCCTGGGGCCAAAGCCAGACAGGTCGGTGTTACCGCCTGTCAGGCCAATGTTCGAGAGACATTCCCGAATGAGATCCTGGCTGAGGCCTGCCGTTACCTCTTTTATTATCTGAGGAAGTCCCAGACTGATATACATCATCTCCGGGGCTGTTTGCAGCTCCTGCCCCAGAGAGACTTTCTGTGGATCAAGAGGGAGAGAACAATGAGATAAATCAACGTGATGGATCACAAagttaaattcaataattggcATTAATGTGTTTAAAAGAACTTTTGGATTTACACATTACCCAGAATTTATCATCATATGGAAAGGTATCAACCCTGAGATTGATATGCTCCCGTTTGACAGGGCCTCTCTTCATATCCTCGTTCTCGATGGTATAGCTCAACCGGCACTTTTCCTTCACCGGCATAGTATCGAGATGTGAAATCGGTATCTGATGAAATTCCTTGGGCTGCCACTGCAGTGCCTGTGTGAGATGATAAGCCACATGCCAGCCCCCAACTGGCAGAAGCCTCCACCGATGAGGCATCACCCTTCCTCCAATAACCACAGCAACAGTGGTGGTCAAGGCTCCACTATCCACCACCACACATGTCTCAGCATCCATCATGGCACACGCAGCCAGTGGCTTTGGCACCAGCCATACCCTGGCGACCTTCACTTCTTGAAACAGGTAATGCAGCAGCTGTTTTCTGAGCATTGGATGCATCGCCAGGGGCTCACAGAACATCAGAACTGCGTTGGGTTTCCTCAGAGTGGCAGTTAGTGCCATCTGATGAAACAGGTGATTAACAAACGTCTTCAAGACTGGAAACGTTCCCTCACTGAGGAGAGCCTCTGCTGGGCTCACCACGTCGATGTTTGGTATTCCCATGACTTCAACAGTGTCTGTGCAGTAGCCATTCACCAGCTTTTGATACAGGGGATCTGTCTTTGCATAGCACAAGGACTCCAGAGGATGTACTGCCAATCTTCTCTTCTCTCTGTAGAGTTTCACGGAGTTACAAAAAACACAGAAAGGACCGCTTGGTTTGTATGTGAATCTCTTCGTCGTTTTCAATTCCGATAGTGTGagggatttcaattttttagctGTTGATTTGTAATCAGACTTGAGTCGACTCATCCCACTGCCACTTGGGGCTTTGTCAATCGGTGGCTGATACGTTGACTGGATCTCGTTCTCGCACTTGGGAATGCCGAACAGGGAGCAGTGCCTTCGGAGACCCAACAGGGGGGTTCTCACCCAGGTGTACTTGTTGCCAATGTCAATCACAACTTTGTTACTCGAACCCTCCACACAGGTGCGTTGACAGGTGTAGCCACTGCAGAGGGAACATTTTGGAAAGGGTGCATTTTCACCGAGTGTCAGCACCATGTGGAGACGGTAACACACGGATTTGAAGCTCACACTCAGCAGCTGCAAACATTTTATGTCTGGGAAGCGGAATTGGACTTTTGATGTCAACTGGAGCCACTTCAACTTCCTGGAAACTCAAGGTGGGGGGATTACTTTAACATTCTCTTCACTTTTGACAGCTCGGAATAGGTTAGGTTAGGCCACTTGTTATTGTAATTTTCCTCACTCAACTCTGTCAATAAATTATACTTTAcgataacaaaatatttttaatcgtgAAATTGACATCATTGGCTCTCATTACTGTCAAAAGTACCCAATCCTCCTCCACAATTGAAGCCCAAGACATTTAGAAAGGGATAAACATTCTCAGATGAATCATTGTGAGGGAATGAGAGGTGACAAAGCCGAgtgattggaaaattaatgatttgaCATGAGTTAACCTCACTCACCAGAGATAATCGGTGTCGGATGTTTTCCTTAAATATTTGCAAGTACTACCGAAGGCTATGATATCAGGTACATCGCAATAGAGCAAGATTTTGATCCATATCTCCTCGGGGAAGACTGGTGGATCCATTGTTAATTGATATGCTTATGATCTACcgattattaataatataatGG encodes:
- the LOC135169620 gene encoding uncharacterized protein LOC135169620; this encodes MDPPVFPEEIWIKILLYCDVPDIIAFGSTCKYLRKTSDTDYLWKLKWLQLTSKVQFRFPDIKCLQLLSVSFKSVCYRLHMVLTLGENAPFPKCSLCSGYTCQRTCVEGSSNKVVIDIGNKYTWVRTPLLGLRRHCSLFGIPKCENEIQSTYQPPIDKAPSGSGMSRLKSDYKSTAKKLKSLTLSELKTTKRFTYKPSGPFCVFCNSVKLYREKRRLAVHPLESLCYAKTDPLYQKLVNGYCTDTVEVMGIPNIDVVSPAEALLSEGTFPVLKTFVNHLFHQMALTATLRKPNAVLMFCEPLAMHPMLRKQLLHYLFQEVKVARVWLVPKPLAACAMMDAETCVVVDSGALTTTVAVVIGGRVMPHRWRLLPVGGWHVAYHLTQALQWQPKEFHQIPISHLDTMPVKEKCRLSYTIENEDMKRGPVKREHINLRVDTFPYDDKFWKVSLGQELQTAPEMMYISLGLPQIIKEVTAGLSQDLIRECLSNIGLTGGNTDLSGFGPRLRKDLCEVLPEYGSILDVRNCVGARSWNVAMGAMYVPLALHPDRTPPEYVEGNPFGLSREEYVLFGCQSLE